TCTTCTCCAACCCTGTGGTTTCTAAAGACTTTTCTAGAGCCTACATAGAATTGGCCTTTGCTTGTGACCGCTTATGTGGTTATGGTCATTCCTATAGTTTAAAAAAGGTGGATGGGAGATGGCGTATTGTTAATGAAGAGATAACCTATTTTGAATAAAACAGAGAAGCCGCTCCAAATGGGGCGGCTTCTCTGTTTTTATGGACATGTGCTGGTTATAAATAGCACATTAAACCTATGCGTTTCGGTTCAGGCAGTTGAGGTCTTCAAAGGCCTCTTTAAGGCGGGCAATGAAGGTCTCTTCGCCTTTGCGTAACCACACGCGGGGGTCATAGTATTTCTTGTTCGGGCTGTCTTCGCCGTCGGGGTTGCCGATCTGGGCTTGCAGGTAGCCTTTTTTGTCTTCGTAGTAGTTCTTGATGCCGTCCCAGAATGCCCACTGCATGTCAGTGTCAATGTTCATTTTGATGGCGCCGTACTCAATGGCTTCCTTGATCTTCTCTTTCTCAGAGCCAGAGCCGCCGTGGAATACAAAGTGTACCGGGTTCTCAGAGGTGCCGTATTTCTGCTGGATGAAATCCTGGGAGTTTTTCAGGATCTCGGGGCGAAGCTCGACGTTGCCGGGCTTGTACACGCCGTGCACGTTTCCGAAGGCGGCCGCTACAGTGAAGCGATGGCTGATCTTCTTCAGTTCCTCATAGGCATGGGCTACGTGCTCTGGCTGGGTGTAGAGGTGCGCGCTGTCAACGTCTGAGTTGTCTACGCCGTCTTCCTCTCCACCAGTCACGCCCAGTTCAATTTCAATGGTCATGCCCAGTTTGTTCATGCGGTCCAGATATGAGGCGCAGGTAGAGATGTTCTCTTCCAGTTCCTCTTCAGAAAGATCCAGCATATGGGAGCTGAACAGGGGCTTGCCGTGTTGGGCATGGAATTTTTCGCCGGCATCTAGTAAGCCGTCAATCCAAGGCAACAGTTTGCGGGCGGCATGGTCTGTGTGCAACACCACCGGTACGCCATAGGCCTCGGCCATTAAGTGTACATGGTGCGCGCCAGAGATAGCCCCAGCAATAGCAGCGGCCTGGCCGTCATTGTTAAGGCCTTTGCCCGCATAGAATTGCGCGCCGCCCTGGGAGAATTGAATGATAACCGGCGAGTTTACCGCCTTAGCTGTTTCTAGAACCGCGTTGATGGAGTTAGTGCCAATCACGTTTACGGCTGGCAGTGCGAAGTTGTGTTTGTTGGCGTAATCAAATAAGTCCTGCACCTCATCTCCGTACAGAACACCAGGTCTAAATTTTGGCATCGGTTTACTAGTTATGTCTGTGAGCAAACTTAACTAATTTATCTGGAAGGTTCTACACCTTCTTCTTGCGTGCCAGCTTCTCATACTCCCGTTCAGTGGCATCATCCTGGAAGCCATAATAGGCGTCATAGAAATTGAAGGCCAGGCCTGTTCCCCAGCCAAAGGTCACCCAGGCGGGCCAGGGCAAGCCATCTACCGTAAAGCTATCTCCGTTGGAGAAATGCCAGACGGCCCACATAACCAGGTTAACCATTAGGTACGTGAACAGGTGTCTGCGAAAAGCTACCCGCTTTTTCGCCATTTTCCAGAGGAGCTTGTCTTTCTCAATTTCCATAGGTGAAATGTTTTAGATCCTACATGAAGATACAAGATGCACTTGCAAAGTGCTAATAATTAGTAGTTAAGTTAAAACGAAGGATATGGAGAAGTGTTCGGTTCAAGGATAGAATTACACTGTAATGCCTACATTCTATGGCAGAAAGGCGGAAAAATTTATTCTGTTGTGCAAGAGTGGTTTCCTTTGATGGGAGCGAGGAAGTGGACATCAGCTTTGGTTCTTGGGCTCTAGGGACACCAGCAGCAGCGCAGGTATTGCGTTGGTTGTGGGGCTAATGCCGTTTCTTCAAAGACCTCGTAGCGTTCACAGCTCCTGCGAGCGTCTGTGCCGATGGCTCATGCGGATATGGTCTTTTATGTAGACACCCCCCTTCGCCCCCCTCAAGGGGGAGTTTGCGTTGAAGAGGCGTTGCAGTGTTTTGGGCCTGTTTTTCAAAAAATGGGCTTAAAACACATTCCTCACACGCGCCATGCTGTCCGGGGATTTGCAATCCGCCGGGAACCAAGGACAAAATCGCAACCGTCGGGGATTGCAAATCCCCCCTTTCGGAACTTCCGGATTGCAAATCCGGAAGAGCTAAACTTTCATTCCCCCGTTTCCAGTCTTTACCTCGAGCGCCTCGCTTGTGGCCCTGTGATAGCTTTACTAAGAGCGATAAACAAGTCTAGGCCGCAAGGGCAGTGCGAGGGGGAAAGACGGGGCCCCGCGGCCGTGAGCGCTCGGAGGGAACAAATGAAACAACCAAGCATAAGGACTCAGGCAAGAAAGGATACTACGCGAGCAATGGCGGAAAAAGAATACAACACTCAGGCGACACCAGCCATCACGCCAGCTATAGCCAACTGCAAGCACCAAAGCGAAGGCAACAGAACTACAAGCATTGCCCTAACCTTCTCCGCGTTCCGCAGTTATATAGGGTAACCCATTGCACAACCGCGGCATTGCCCGTACCTTCGTTTCTATGAGTACACCAGACAAACGCCTGTTTCTGCTAGACGCCATGGCGCTCATTTACCGGGCCCACTTCGCGTTCAGTAAGAACCCCAGAATCAACTCCAAAGGCATGAATACCGGCGCCGCGCTGGGCTTTACCAACACGTTGGTAGACCTGCTCAACCGCGAGAAGCCTACCCATATTGGCGTGTGCTATGACGCGCCTTCCAAGACCTTCCGGCACGACAATTTTGTGGAGTACAAGGCCAATCGGCAGGCCATGCCCGAAGATATCTCCATCGCCATACCCTACGTGAAGAAGATTGTGGCCGCCTTCGGGATACCCGGCATGATGCTGGACGGGTTTGAGGCCGATGACATCATTGGCACGCTTTCCTGCAAGGCTGAGAAAGCCGGGTTTGACGTCTTCATGATGACCCCGGACAAGGACTACTATCAACTGGTCACCGACCACGTCTTCGTCTATAAGCCGGCGTTTCTGGGCAACGCCATTGAGGTCATAGACAAACCCAAGGTGCTGGAGCGCTGGGAGATCAGTAACGTAAAGCAGGTGATTGACATTCTGGGGTTGCAGGGCGATGCCGTGGATAATATACCCGGTATACCCGGAATAGGCGAGAAAACCGCGAAGACGCTCATCCAGAAATATGGGTCGGTGGAGAACCTCATTGCCCACTCCCATGAGCTCAAAGGCAAGCAGAAAGAGAACGTGGAAACGTATGCCGAGCAAGGCCTGATGTCCAAGGAACTGGCCACCATTCACCTGGACGTGCCCATTGACTTTGACGAGCAGGGCCTGCTGTATGAAGGCCCGGATATGGACAAGCTGGCTGCGCTGTTTGATGAGCTGGAGTTCCGGCAATTGGCCACCCGCGTGCTGGGTACCGCCTCGCCGGCCGTTCCAAAGCCCATCTCCAACAAACCCACTGTGGGCAAAGGCTTTAAGTCTGACAAGCCTATGGGGCAGACCTCTTTGTTTGACATGCCTGCGGGGGAGACCATGGCCCCGGAAGAAGGTGCCGAACGGGAAACCGCCGGTGGGGAATATGTAACCGGCATCAGGAAAACCATTGACACCACTTTGCATGAATACCATTTGCTGACCACCCCAGAACAACGGCAGCAATTGCTTAAATATTTAAAACTGCAGAAAGAGGTGTCCTTTGACACCGAGACCACCAGCATAGACGCCATTACGGCCCGTCTGGTGGGCATCTCATTCTGTTATCTGCCTGGCGAGGCCTATTACATACCGGTGCCCCCACAGGATGAGGACGCCGCCCGCGAGATAGTGCAGGAGTTCAAGGAGATTCTGGAGAGCCCCACCATTACCAAGATTGGCCAGAACATTAAGTATGACCTGGTGGTGCTGCAGCGCTACGGCATAGACGTGCAAGGTCCGCTCTTTGACACCATGCTGGCCCACTACCTGCTGGAGCCCGACATGCGCCACAACATGGACCTGCTCGCCGAGACGTATCTGCACTACACCCCCATCGCTATTGAAACGCTGCTGGGCAAAGGCAAGCACCAGCTCACCATGGATAAGCTGCCCGCTTTGCAGATTTATGAATATGCCTGTGAAGACGCAGATGTCACCCTGCAACTCAAAAACTACTTTGACCCACTTTTAGAAAAACAAGGCCTGAAACGCCTGTTCAATGACGTGGAGAACCCGCTGGTGCGCGTGCTGGGCCACATGGAGCGCGAAGGCGTAAGCATAGACGCTGAGGCGCTGGCCGAGTCTTCAGTCTCACTGCAGGCCAGCATACAGGAAATTGAGCAGAAGATCTTCAACCTGGCGGGCATGGAATTCAACATCGGGTCGCCTAAGCAGTTGGGTGAGGTGCTGTTTGACCGTATGCAGTTGGGCGGAAATAAGATCAAAAAAACCAAAACCGGGCAGTATGCCACCGGCGAAGAGATCTTGTCCAAGCTGGCCTTTGAGCACGAGATTGTGCAGCTCATTCTGGACCACCGGCAACTCACCAAACTCAAGAGCACCTACGTGGACGCCCTGCCGCAATTGATTTGCAAAGAGGATAACCGTCTGCACACATCTTACAACCAGGCCGTGGCCGCTACCGGCCGATTGAGCTCCACCAACCCCAACCTGCAGAACATCCCCATCAGGACAGAGAAGGGCCGCGAGATACGCAAAGCCTTCGTGCCCCGTGATGAAAACCACGTGCTGCTGTCTGCAGATTATTCGCAGATTGAGCTAAGAATCATGGCGCACTTCAGCAATGACGCCACCATGAAAGAGGCCTTCCAGAAGGGCTTGGACATTCACGCTTCTACGGCCGCCAAGGTGTTCCACGTGCCCGTGGAGGAGGTGGACTCAGACATGCGCCGCAAGGCTAAGACCATCAACTTCGGGATCATCTACGGTATCTCCGCGTTCGGCCTGGCCGAACGCCTGGCTATTCCGCGCCGCGAGGCCGCCGAGATCATTGAAGCCTATTTCCAGGAGTTTCCGGCGGTGAAGCAGTACATGGACAGCGCCATCAACGAGGCCCGCGAGAAGGAATTTGTGGAGACCCTGCTGGGCCGCCGCCGCTACCTGCGGGATATCAACAGCCGCAACCAGAACGTACGCGGCTACGCCGAACGAAACGCCATCAACGCACCTATCCAGGGCACTGCGGCAGACATCATCAAGATTGCCATGATCAACATTGACCAATGGCTGCGCGAGCAGAAGCTGGCCAGCCGCATGATCTTGCAGGTGCATGATGAATTGGTGTTTGACGTGCTTAAAGACGAATTACCTATTGTGCAGCCTAAGATTGAGGAGCTCATGAAAAACGCCTTCCCGCTGAGCGTACCTATGGAGGTGGGCCTGGGAACCGGTGAGAACTGGCTACAGGCGCACTAGCCGTTTTAGGGCCGTTTTCCTAAAAACAAGCCCAAAACAGAAATACTTATAAACAGAAAAGGAAGCCTTGGGCTTCCTTTTCTGTTTATGGTACGGGCCAGGTTATTGCCCGGCAAAGGTGAGATTGAAGGTGGTATTGGTGCCGCTGATAGCCTGCTCTGTAGTGAGCTTAAGGGTGGTAGCTGTGATTTCCACTACTTTATAGGTATTGGAGCTGCCAGATTCAGTAGTTATGAGAGTCTTATTATCAAGGGTGTAGGTTCCAGACTCATACACCTGCGCAGAATTAGGATCACACTTACTGGGGCCTTCATTTATTTCATAAGAGCCATTGTCTGAGAACTTCCAGAGGTCATCCTGGTCGCAGGGCTCCATGTCTGAATAGATATCATAGGAAGCAGGCCCTTGGGCCGCTGTGAAGGCGGTTATTTTCCAGCTCTTGCCGGTCAAAAGCTTTTTGTCATCTGGTTTTTCGTCCTCATCATCATCGTTACACGCGGTAAAGGATAAAGAGAAAATGGCCAGAATAGTGAGGAGCAAATAATGTTTTTTCATGGGCTCTTAAAAATTAGGGTAAAGAATGGGGATTAAACGGAGCTAAAACAGTTTAAGATGTAATTGATTCAAGATGACGGGAAACGTTTCTTGTAAGGCAATCAAAATCAGGGATAAAAAAAGCAACAGAGATTTAAACCTATCCTTGTTTATCCTTTTTGATTTATATAAATCCAATAAAAAGAAGGATATTTTAAATTACGAGAGGAGGCTGGAGAAGTTGGCGGAGAGAAAGATTACTGTTGTTTTCTTTGTGGCCTTAACCAGTGGCAGACGCAAATCAATTTAGATATCTGTTTGGATGTTCCTTAAGGCCCACAAAAAAGCCGGAACCCTTGGCCTTACTATGAATTCACAATAAGGCCAAGGGTTCCGGCTTAATTTTTACTACTTGAGTGCCTGGCAAAGGTCAGAAGGCAAGGGGTTTTACATGGCCGTCATTTTCACCGTGCCGGTGACGGGCAGGCCAGAGATGCTTTCATTAAAGTCAGCGGTAAGGGTAGTGGCAGTCAGTTCCTTTATGGTCAGTTTCAGTTCAGTCACGGGCAGGCCAGCCGTAAGCCCCGGCGCTGATAAGGTCATTACGTCACCCTCTATTTTCCAGGTGCCCTGGGTTTGCTGGGGAGCGGCGGGGTCACACTTGGTGGCTCCTTCATTGGCTAACAGCACATTGCCGGGCTTGAACTCCAGGTAATTGTCTTTCTGGCAGCTCTCAAGGGAGGCATAGTAGTCAATGGTCCCTATCAAGATGTTAGACACGGTAAAGCCCGTGATCTGCCACCGCTTGTTCTGTACCATTTCCTCCTTGGTAGGGGCTGGGTCTTCATCGTCTTTGCTACAGGCGGTGGTAAATAGGGTGGCGCAAAATAAAAGCAGGAGGAGTGGGTAGTTCTTCATAAGCCGTCAAATAAAACTCTTTATACGAAACTGCTTTAAAACTACTTAAATCCTAAAAGAAAAACTGCGGAAGTTAAAGCCTGGGCAAAGTAAAAGACCAGCCGTTGGGGCTGGTCTTTTGAGAATTGTAAAGAAAGTAGCTCTCCTTATGGGATAAGCACACTCCGGAATTGAGTTATGTCAATAGTGGGGATGGAGGTATTGTATTTGGTGTTGATAGCTTTTATCATCTCATTAGCAATAACGGCATAGCCTCTAGGCGTAGGGTGTACTCCGTCCAGAGAAAACAGATTGCCTGTAATATACGCTGGTGAGTAGGAAACGCCATTCATGCTGAAAGGAGTTTGAATACTGTTAAAGAACTCAAAGGCATCAAATACAGCTAAATCGTTTGCCTGTGCCACCGCCTTAATAGTATTGTTATAGGCAGTTGTAGCAGCCTGGATATCGGCTTGTTCGTCTGCGTCTAACACCAAAGCACTAGGCAAAGGGTTTTCACCGCTTAAACCAAACATCTTGGTTGTGTCAAGCTGGTAGGTTTGTAAGTACCTTCTAATCTCCTGGTCTCTGGCGGCGGCATCAGTCGGGAATTTTGCGCGTGCCTGATCTCTCCAGTATCTGCCAGTAGGCTGTCCCAGAAGACCCAGATAGGCGGTAGAAGTAAGAGTGAATAAGGTGGTACCGGTGGTGCCTGATCTGATATCGTTACGAGGGATAACTTTGCGGCTCGCTCCACTTTTGGTAAGCGCTACCACGGCTGTTACCGCGGCTGGTAACCCGGCTTTGAACGTAGGGCCCACTGTGGTAAAGAAAGGAACTGCCCGAACATCTGGAATAGTAGCGACAATACCCTTAGCAGTCTTGTTTCTGGAAAGGCCAGCAACTAGTTGGGAGTAAATGGCTGAGAACTGAGCAGGAGCGGTGATTCCTCCAAATGGGTTAGCGGGGTCTTCTACACCGCCAGCAGTGGCATACCCCAACACGTCATTGTTTCCTAACCAAACAGAAAAGAAGGTAGGCTGTGTGGCCACTACTTTCTCTATGTAGCTCTTCTGCCCTACCTCTGCATCTGGCAACAGACGTTCAAAGTAAGGGTTAACGCCTCCGTACAGAGGGGTGGCGCTAGCCAAAATAGAGATGCCCGGGACTCCCCAGTTATTCACTGCCCCAGAGAATTTAGTAAGCCTAGGCCCACCAGGCAAAGGTGCTACATCTTTTCTTATGGCTAAGTTATTAGTGACAGGCACTAGCATAGGGGCGCCGCTAGCAGAGAAACCACCCAAACGGATATACCCTGCCCCATTCTCCTGGCCAGGCTGGAACAATGGTTGAATAAATGCGCCGCCTCCCACATACCCAAACTGATTGGCTAAGATGTTAGGGTACGAGTACACTTGACCTTCCAGATACAGGCCATTGTCCTGGTACCCGGCGGTAAGGGAGTTACCTACGGCCACATATTTTGATAAGTCAAGGCTGCCTTTGCTCAGGACAACGTCATCTTCAAATTCGGGCTCACAACCCGCAAAGAGGAAAGCGCTGGAAAGAAGGGCTACGGTGCCCAGTCTGTGTAATATATTTCTCATACTATGTAAAAATTAAAACTTGTAGTTAAGCCCAACCCCAGGGATGTAGGCAATTGACTTAAAGGTACCTGGTACGCCACCAGAGCCTTTGGCATCATCGGTGCGCTCTTTCTTGTTGATGTACAGGAACGAAGCGTCTAAATCTACCTTCTCAGACAGGGCCAGGGTTAAACCGGTAGATACCCCTCTAGAGTCTGCATCTGGCGTTTCTGGGGTGAGGTAACCAGACTGAACCGGAGACTGGTCATAATACCCGCCGGCACGTACCGTCAAAATATCAGACACCTGGTACTGCAAGCCTAAACGGTAAATGAACACATCTTCATAGTTGCGGGGGCTTTCGCTGGAAGTAACCCCAGGGCCGCCGGCGTTGCCGTTAAAGTCAAAGCGCAGAGATTTATAGGCGCTCCACTGTACCCGCTGCAAGTCAACGGCAATAGTGAGTTTATCGGTGGGTTTAAACCCAACCCCTAAGGTAATGTTGGCCGGCAATGGCAGGGTAGCGTCAAATTGGGTGGCGGTAAAGCTAGGAGCCAGCACTGGAGCCGTAGGCAGCGTGAAAGTCACATCTCCTTCTTTTACCTCCATCTCTACCTTTGAGCGATAGGTTAACCCCAACGAAAGCTTATCTGTAGGTTTAAAGAAAACGCCCACGTTAAAGCCCATACCGCTGGCGGCGCCGTCTAGTTCAAGACCGCTTTCCACACCGTTAGAAGAGATCAAAGGAATGCTTCTTTGCAGGTTCACTTTACCGGTAGAGTAAACAAAGCCAGCGCCAATGCCAATCTTGTCATTCACCTGGTAGCTGATGGTAGGCTGAATGAAGATGGCCTGCAAGGTTAGCTCATTCAAGCCGAAGCGTCCTTGCCAGGTGTCTCCCCAGTTCACGGAAGAACCGTAAGGGGTGTAAATACCAATACCAAAACGCAGGGGGCTATCTTCTTTGCCAAAAGAGGCATAGACCTGGAAAGGCGTGCTGATCTTGTTATCTGTCTGGGCTTCAGAAACGCCCGGAAAGGGCTCACGGTAAGCAATTTTGGAGTTCAACGCACTTACGCCCAGTTGTATACCGTTTTGGCGCAAATGGGCCAGGGCTCCGGGGTTAAAGAAGATGCTGCTTTGGTCAAGGGCCAGGCCGGTTCCGGTGTGGCCCATGCCTAACTGCTTTTGCCCCTGAAGGTTAGCCTGGAAGCCACCCGCGTTGGCGACGCCTGCAGAGAGCATGGCACATCCCAAAAAGGCTAGTAATTTACTTTTCATGCGTTTGCTAGTTAAAAATAGGTAAAATTATTTCTTGTGGATTTGGTAACCAAATATAGAAAAATTGCACACAGTTTCGCATAGTGTTATGCATAAGCACTATATTTTTTCATTTTTTAATTTTATTGCCTGGTCATGCTTTTGCCGGCCCAGCGGCAAAGATTTGTCTCCTCTGCCTCTTTCTGGCAGTTTCAAGGGTTTTTGTCACAAAAATGCGGGCAGAACCTAGCCCCTTTTCCGCCAGATGCGTTTATGCATTTCTGGCTAAGCAAGAAAGAAAATGTATGATGTTTTAATAGTAGGAGGCGGGCCGGCCGGCCTGAGCGCCGCCATGCTGCTGGGGCGCTGTATGCGGAAAGTTGCACTATTTGATACCGGTCAATACCGCAACTCCTATTCACATGCCATGAACGGGTTCATCTCCCGTGACGGCACCCCGCCGCAGGAGTTTCTGGAACTGAGCCGGCAAGATCTGGAAAAGTATGAGGTGGAGTTCAAGCAGAAACGCATTGTACAGATCACCAAAGAGGGGGAGCTGTTCAAAGCCTGTGATCAGGACAACCAGGTCTATATCTCCAGAAAGGTGTTGCTGGCCACGGGCCTGTGTGACCGGTGGCCCAAACTGGAAGGGGCAGAAGCCTTCTACGGCTCCAGCATTCACCACTGCCCGTATTGTGACGGGTATGAGTCTAAAAACAAACCGCTGGCGGCATATGGCAAGAACCGTGACGCCGTTGGCCTTTCGCTCTCGCTTAAAACCTGGAGCAGTGACGTGATGCTGTTTACAGACGGTACCAAAAAACTATCCCGGGCAGACCGCGAGCTGCTGGCGCGCAACAAGGTAAAGGTAAACCTGCTGCCCATAGAGCGTCTGGAAGGCGAAGGCGGGCACCTGCAGCGCATTGTGCTCAAAAACGGCGAGGTGGAAGACCGTGAAGCCCTGTTCTTTGCCACCGGTTCAGACCAGCACTCAGACCTGGCCGCGCAACTGCAGTGTGACTTCACCAGCAAAGGCGTGGTGAAAACCTACAAGCACCAGCAAACCAATGTGCCCGGTCTGTACGTGGCCGGTGACGCCGCCCGTGACATGCAACTGGTCATTGTGGCGGCCGCCGAAGGCACCAAAGCCGGGGTGGCCATTAACATGGAACTGCAGAAAGAATTCAGGTTGTAGGGTTTGCCCCAGCTAGAAATGAGTCGTCCCGTTTTGGGCCTGTTTTTCAGAAAACAGGCCCAAAACGGGACGATTTGCTATAAGGCTAAACGCTATACCTTAGCGGAGGTGTTGCGCTTTACCTGCGAGAGTTTCCGGAAGGCCCGGTCCTGGATGCAGTATTCATG
This Rufibacter radiotolerans DNA region includes the following protein-coding sequences:
- the fbaA gene encoding class II fructose-bisphosphate aldolase, which translates into the protein MPKFRPGVLYGDEVQDLFDYANKHNFALPAVNVIGTNSINAVLETAKAVNSPVIIQFSQGGAQFYAGKGLNNDGQAAAIAGAISGAHHVHLMAEAYGVPVVLHTDHAARKLLPWIDGLLDAGEKFHAQHGKPLFSSHMLDLSEEELEENISTCASYLDRMNKLGMTIEIELGVTGGEEDGVDNSDVDSAHLYTQPEHVAHAYEELKKISHRFTVAAAFGNVHGVYKPGNVELRPEILKNSQDFIQQKYGTSENPVHFVFHGGSGSEKEKIKEAIEYGAIKMNIDTDMQWAFWDGIKNYYEDKKGYLQAQIGNPDGEDSPNKKYYDPRVWLRKGEETFIARLKEAFEDLNCLNRNA
- a CDS encoding 2TM domain-containing protein; translated protein: MEIEKDKLLWKMAKKRVAFRRHLFTYLMVNLVMWAVWHFSNGDSFTVDGLPWPAWVTFGWGTGLAFNFYDAYYGFQDDATEREYEKLARKKKV
- the polA gene encoding DNA polymerase I, translating into MSTPDKRLFLLDAMALIYRAHFAFSKNPRINSKGMNTGAALGFTNTLVDLLNREKPTHIGVCYDAPSKTFRHDNFVEYKANRQAMPEDISIAIPYVKKIVAAFGIPGMMLDGFEADDIIGTLSCKAEKAGFDVFMMTPDKDYYQLVTDHVFVYKPAFLGNAIEVIDKPKVLERWEISNVKQVIDILGLQGDAVDNIPGIPGIGEKTAKTLIQKYGSVENLIAHSHELKGKQKENVETYAEQGLMSKELATIHLDVPIDFDEQGLLYEGPDMDKLAALFDELEFRQLATRVLGTASPAVPKPISNKPTVGKGFKSDKPMGQTSLFDMPAGETMAPEEGAERETAGGEYVTGIRKTIDTTLHEYHLLTTPEQRQQLLKYLKLQKEVSFDTETTSIDAITARLVGISFCYLPGEAYYIPVPPQDEDAAREIVQEFKEILESPTITKIGQNIKYDLVVLQRYGIDVQGPLFDTMLAHYLLEPDMRHNMDLLAETYLHYTPIAIETLLGKGKHQLTMDKLPALQIYEYACEDADVTLQLKNYFDPLLEKQGLKRLFNDVENPLVRVLGHMEREGVSIDAEALAESSVSLQASIQEIEQKIFNLAGMEFNIGSPKQLGEVLFDRMQLGGNKIKKTKTGQYATGEEILSKLAFEHEIVQLILDHRQLTKLKSTYVDALPQLICKEDNRLHTSYNQAVAATGRLSSTNPNLQNIPIRTEKGREIRKAFVPRDENHVLLSADYSQIELRIMAHFSNDATMKEAFQKGLDIHASTAAKVFHVPVEEVDSDMRRKAKTINFGIIYGISAFGLAERLAIPRREAAEIIEAYFQEFPAVKQYMDSAINEAREKEFVETLLGRRRYLRDINSRNQNVRGYAERNAINAPIQGTAADIIKIAMINIDQWLREQKLASRMILQVHDELVFDVLKDELPIVQPKIEELMKNAFPLSVPMEVGLGTGENWLQAH
- a CDS encoding lipocalin-like domain-containing protein, whose translation is MKKHYLLLTILAIFSLSFTACNDDDEDEKPDDKKLLTGKSWKITAFTAAQGPASYDIYSDMEPCDQDDLWKFSDNGSYEINEGPSKCDPNSAQVYESGTYTLDNKTLITTESGSSNTYKVVEITATTLKLTTEQAISGTNTTFNLTFAGQ
- a CDS encoding lipocalin-like domain-containing protein translates to MKNYPLLLLLFCATLFTTACSKDDEDPAPTKEEMVQNKRWQITGFTVSNILIGTIDYYASLESCQKDNYLEFKPGNVLLANEGATKCDPAAPQQTQGTWKIEGDVMTLSAPGLTAGLPVTELKLTIKELTATTLTADFNESISGLPVTGTVKMTAM
- a CDS encoding SGNH/GDSL hydrolase family protein; protein product: MRNILHRLGTVALLSSAFLFAGCEPEFEDDVVLSKGSLDLSKYVAVGNSLTAGYQDNGLYLEGQVYSYPNILANQFGYVGGGAFIQPLFQPGQENGAGYIRLGGFSASGAPMLVPVTNNLAIRKDVAPLPGGPRLTKFSGAVNNWGVPGISILASATPLYGGVNPYFERLLPDAEVGQKSYIEKVVATQPTFFSVWLGNNDVLGYATAGGVEDPANPFGGITAPAQFSAIYSQLVAGLSRNKTAKGIVATIPDVRAVPFFTTVGPTFKAGLPAAVTAVVALTKSGASRKVIPRNDIRSGTTGTTLFTLTSTAYLGLLGQPTGRYWRDQARAKFPTDAAARDQEIRRYLQTYQLDTTKMFGLSGENPLPSALVLDADEQADIQAATTAYNNTIKAVAQANDLAVFDAFEFFNSIQTPFSMNGVSYSPAYITGNLFSLDGVHPTPRGYAVIANEMIKAINTKYNTSIPTIDITQFRSVLIP
- a CDS encoding OmpP1/FadL family transporter; this translates as MKSKLLAFLGCAMLSAGVANAGGFQANLQGQKQLGMGHTGTGLALDQSSIFFNPGALAHLRQNGIQLGVSALNSKIAYREPFPGVSEAQTDNKISTPFQVYASFGKEDSPLRFGIGIYTPYGSSVNWGDTWQGRFGLNELTLQAIFIQPTISYQVNDKIGIGAGFVYSTGKVNLQRSIPLISSNGVESGLELDGAASGMGFNVGVFFKPTDKLSLGLTYRSKVEMEVKEGDVTFTLPTAPVLAPSFTATQFDATLPLPANITLGVGFKPTDKLTIAVDLQRVQWSAYKSLRFDFNGNAGGPGVTSSESPRNYEDVFIYRLGLQYQVSDILTVRAGGYYDQSPVQSGYLTPETPDADSRGVSTGLTLALSEKVDLDASFLYINKKERTDDAKGSGGVPGTFKSIAYIPGVGLNYKF
- a CDS encoding NAD(P)/FAD-dependent oxidoreductase codes for the protein MYDVLIVGGGPAGLSAAMLLGRCMRKVALFDTGQYRNSYSHAMNGFISRDGTPPQEFLELSRQDLEKYEVEFKQKRIVQITKEGELFKACDQDNQVYISRKVLLATGLCDRWPKLEGAEAFYGSSIHHCPYCDGYESKNKPLAAYGKNRDAVGLSLSLKTWSSDVMLFTDGTKKLSRADRELLARNKVKVNLLPIERLEGEGGHLQRIVLKNGEVEDREALFFATGSDQHSDLAAQLQCDFTSKGVVKTYKHQQTNVPGLYVAGDAARDMQLVIVAAAEGTKAGVAINMELQKEFRL